The Apium graveolens cultivar Ventura chromosome 3, ASM990537v1, whole genome shotgun sequence sequence AAAGACATCGatttataaccgatgtctaagggcatttttctagtagtgcatATAATGTAATTTAATATATCTGTGTGTAACCTTACTGACAAATTAGTATATAGCCTAAAATACTAAAGATCAAACCGTTGTATGTTCCTAGCTTTGCGCTTGTCAGGATTACAATAACATTCTCCTCATGGTTATATTCCTCATATTGATCACTGACAACTTTCACCATATCTCCCCATATACCAACCATGTGCTTATTGTTATAATATCATCAAGTaaacatttaattatttatagagcAAGGTCCCAAAATTGATAACGAcgtaaaaattataaaaaattgtaTGTTGAATTAAAAGAATAACCTTGCATCACAAATTTTGAATCGAACAACATCCCTATCTCCAAACTTAGTGGGGATTTTGCTTACTTTAATAAAGTCTTCAACAACTCCAATTATATCTACAATATATAAACATATGGATTACAGTCAAAacttttataaaaattattaatacaAATAATACTAAGCCAAATAGGAAAGAGGAAGTAACCTATAGCAAATTTTGGATTCTCTTTGGGACCATATTTTTTGGCTTCATCCATCAAATCACCTAAATCCAtaaattcaaatttttattttggAATCATAACATAATCGGTGCATGGTTGGAAAGTGATAGTATTTGTAAATCTTATAGATGTGTCTGTAGAAACAGGCTTTAAATTCTCAGAAGCATCCCTACCATAAATGTCTCAATAATATAAACAGCTCCTTCAACAATATTCTTCCCAATCAGTTTCCAAGTATCAGCAAAAGCAAATGCATGAATATGAGTATTCTGCACATAGTGTAAAGTGGCAAGGTATACTTTTAAATATCTATTCTGAAAATGTAAACAAAATCAATATATAACGAAATCAACAGATTAGGTAGTTACATCATCATCAAGAAGAATGAGATTTCAGCCTTTCGTTATTCCTGATTCAGAAGACACAGTAGGCCACATTCTTGTAACTCTTGCCTTGATCTTCCAATCTGACCTAGATTTGTCAAGACTTAAAATGTGTTCAAACATGAGGGCTTCCATCTCTGCAAGATTCTGTGAAAAAAATGTAATTTAAATTAAACAAAATGATGtattattagaatttaaaactCACGACTCATGACAGAGCttacatgttctattcttaattgAGGTACTGAACTTAGAATATCACACCGACGTGGTAGTCTTTCTGTAGTCCATTGCCCTACATTAACGGGAATGATAATTGATGACATGTTGTGCATGACAAACATATATTACATACTTGATCTTTCCCTTTTCATAAGGCCTGTAAAGGGATAATCCAATCAGCCTTTAACTGAATCATAAACATATCCTTTGATTGGATGGACTATTATTTGATATGATGAGGATCAATGTGATTGGCTTAACATCAAGTTAGTTAGATGGATTAGTGGGAACTAATTATACAGCTTTGTTATATACATGTCATCCTTTTTATTCTTTTTTAATACTATAATTAATTTTCCAAACAAAACTCAATgacataaatttataataaaaaaatcaacTACTAAACAAACCACATACCATGAAATAAGGCCTTTAAGTACAAAATATTCATGGTCAAAAAATTATAATAAGTTAGTTAAAACAAATATGATCACAATTTAGGAAGGTTGTAGAAAACTTCTTCAAACACAACATTTGATGTAATATTGGTGCTTTTACCATTATCGTCATCAATAAGAAAATGTAGTCCTTCTGGAGATGTAACACGGGATATTGCAACGTATAACTGACCATGAGAGAATACGAGCCGAGGAAGATACAATCCAACTGTGTCCAATGATTTTCCTTGGCTCTTGTTCACAGTCATGACAAAACATATTTGGAGAGGAAATTATGTTCTTTTAAATTCAAATGGCCAATTCGTGTCTGTTGGGACCATATTGATTCTTGGAATTAGATGTTTCGTACCAACTTGAGATCCACGGAGAATTTGACATTCTATACTATTTTTTTTCATCCAGTAACTATCATCCTTGTACCATTGCATAGACCCATAATCTAATTTAAATTCCTCATCAACATAACAACAGCTCCAACCTTTACTTTCAACTCATGTTTAGGCATACATGGCATATAAATGGAGTTCGAATACTCAACTGGAAATGACGAATCAAAGTCATTACCGTCAACGCCTCTGTCTTCAATCAAATCTTGGTTGAGATAAGTATGCACATTACCCGGAACTCTTTCAAGAATCTGCGCATTGATGTCATCAACTACAACTTTTGTTGGAGTCAAAATAGATCTCGATCTTAGATGCTCCTGTGAATGCATATTATTCTGAAAATCTGGATATATAATGTCAATTAGGGTTTTTATGGGATTTTTCAAGGGACTCTTGACAACATAGTCATCAGGAACTACAAACTCAGTTTCAACATCTGCACGATGAGTATCAATGCATTCAACTTTTCCGTCTCCAATCTCAAGTTTCCATTTACTAAAGTCAGCTCTTACTTTATTTCTAGCTTCAGAATTACCTAAATTTAATCTCATGTTCTGACTGAGAAGAAATATCTTGCAAGATTTCCAAAGCCGGGATTTGTTAAATGATGCATTCACTATTTCAGTCCTTCAAGTCTTAGGCAAAACAGGTAATATTTGTCGAAAATCGCCACAAAAACAACTGTAATACCACCAAAGGGTCTTTTTCCTCATTCTACATCAACGGCAGCCATTATGTCTCGCAAACTTTTGTCCACGGCTTCAAATGCATAGCGATGCTGTATTGGAGCTTCATCTCATATTATAAGACTTGTGTGCTACATCAACTCTGCAATATCTGTACCATGttttattcaattaataaaaCTCTAATCTAATTTAAGCGgtattttaaacctagaatgagCTGTTCGGCCACCAAGAAGAAGTGTAGCAGCAATTTCGGAGCCTGCAACAGGAAGAATAATCTTTCCTTCTGATCAAAAATATGAACAAAGAGTTTATCAAAGGAACGTTTTACCACATCCACCGCTCCCGTAAACAAAAAAACATTCCACCTTTATTTTTGTTTATATTATCAACACCACCAAAGGGTCTTTTTCCTCATTCTACATCAACGGCAGCCATTATGTCTCGCAAACTTTTGTCCACGGCTTCAAATGCATAGCGATGCTGTATTGGAGCTTCATCCCATATTATAAGACTTGTGTGCTACATCAACTCTGCAATGTCTGTACCATGTTTTATTCAATTAATAGAACTCTAATCTAATTTAAGCGgtattttaaacctagaatgagCTGTTCGGCCACCAAGAAGAAGTGTAGCAGCAATTCCGGAGCCTGCAACAGGAAGAATAATCTTTCCTTCTGATCAAAAATATGAACAAAGAGTTTATCAAAGGAACGTTTTACCACATCCACCGCTCCCGTAAACAAAAAAACATTCCACCTTTATTTTTGTTTATATTATCAACAACTGCATTATATACATCCAGCTGCCTTGAGTTCAGATTTTCGTGATTAAGTCTCAATTCTTCTTTATTGTAGCTAGTTTCCTCAACAATGAGTCGATTAACAAAAGTATGAAAAAATCGTTCGTCAGGAAATGGCATCATATGAAAATCTTTTAAGGACTTACCAACATCATTTAACAACTTTTCAATCTCTGCACAAAAACAATGGTAAATCTTCCGACATCTAATTAAAAACAAAACATTAATAATACAAAGTAACAGACGTATTATGTATTTAATACTGATTACACACCTGCTAAAGCATAATTCTGGATTTCATACTCAGAAAATGTTAAATGAATGTTATCTGAAATCTTGCGCCTCATATAAAGTACATCGTCTGACAATGTTGGTCAGTGTTTTTCCCATAGCGCAAGCGGATCAGACACGGAACAATTTTCCAGGATGTTAACAAACATAGCCTGAATTTGGGTTGGCATAGCTGAGAATGCATTTTCTTCCAAAGCATCATGCCATTGCTTGTCATTATTTAACAGACCAAGAGCGCCACATGCTTCCTTAAATGTATCATATGTAGTTCCATCAATAGTTCGCAGCTGGGTGAAAGATAACGCACATTTACATATAAGTAACAACATTCGAAGATATAATAATTCACCAGTTGTTGCATGAACCTCTGCTAACCTCCCAACCATATCACCTCTTTGTCTAAGCTTTCATTTAGCAGTTTTCTTTATCCATGTAAAATGGGTGGGAAAGTCAGAATACGTAAAATTTTGAGCTTGTGGAAATTCACTGTTAGCTACAAACCAAGCCTCTAGTTTCCTTTTTTAGAAGTCACGTTATTGTACACATTCTTCAAATCTGCAGAACTCTGAAAATTCAAGTACTTCTGACCGGGCAAATGTATTGGTAAGCGTTCAACACTTGGGGAACGATGGTGAATGTCAAACCCAAAAATCCTCCATGATGCCTCAGATGCACAAACATATCTACCATCAAGAAAATTCTTTACCTCATCCAAATTCTTCACAGATCTTGTTGTTAGATCATTCCCTGATTTGTTACTTTTCTTCTTCAACAACATTGTAGTAGTGTCATGAGCCTTTAAACAGTACTTGAAGAGATATTTCAACGATCTTGAACTGTTGCAAATTTCCAAATTTATATGACACTGAAATCGCAATATAAGATCTCGATTGTATGGAACTACATATTGATTGTCAAGGTTGATCCTTTTTTATTGATAATTATACCA is a genomic window containing:
- the LOC141714558 gene encoding uncharacterized protein LOC141714558: MRLNLGNSEARNKVRADFSKWKLEIGDGKVECIDTHRADVETEFVVPDDYVVKSPLKNPIKTLIDIIYPDFQNNMHSQEHLRSRSILTPTKVVVDDINAQILERVPGNVHTYLNQDLIEDRGVDGNDFDSSFPVEYSNSIYMPCMPKHELKVKVGAVVMLMRNLN